A single genomic interval of Cellvibrio sp. PSBB023 harbors:
- the mutL gene encoding DNA mismatch repair endonuclease MutL, translating into MRKIKLLSPRLANQIAAGEVVERPSSVIKELLENSLDAGATRLEIDIEEGGIKLMRVRDNGGGIDKDDLPLALSRHATSKIYELDDLEAVATLGFRGEALASISSVARLALISSTRDDSAGWQVVAEGRDMETQLSPAPHPRGTTVEVRDLFFNTPARRKFLRTDKTEYTHLEDVVKRLALSRFDVAFNLRHNGRAIYAWRAGDSQLEQERRVAQVCGPAFMENAVHLDIERNGFRLWGWVALPTFSRSQADLQHFYVNGRAIRDKLVSHAVRQAYQDVLYHGRHPAFVLYLELDPSTVDVNVHPTKHEVRFRDNRNVHDFIYSSLHHALAKVRPEDTLTRRELGEGEDTAPGINPFALATAAPVQGIAAGEFKGQETMGFRATPAGGSGGQHYASAYQSSSPAPGAVREQMNVYGELHRPASPVSYSMPESPSEDIPPLGYAIAQLKGIYILAENAQGLIVVDMHAAHERVTYERMKESFHCGGIQTQPLLVPESIAVSEKEADFAESFSDIFTSLGFELQRAGPETLLIRQLPVILNRAKVEQLVRDVLSDLIEHGSSERIQHHINEILGTMACHGSVRANRKLTIPEMNALLRDMEATERSGQCNHGRPTWLLQSLDDLDKLFMRGQ; encoded by the coding sequence ATGCGAAAAATTAAATTGCTCAGCCCGCGCCTCGCCAACCAGATTGCTGCTGGCGAGGTTGTTGAACGTCCATCCTCGGTGATTAAAGAGCTGCTTGAAAACTCGCTCGATGCAGGCGCTACGCGCTTGGAAATTGATATTGAAGAGGGTGGTATCAAACTGATGCGCGTGCGCGACAACGGCGGCGGTATTGATAAGGATGACTTGCCGCTAGCACTCAGCCGTCACGCCACCAGCAAAATTTACGAATTGGATGATCTGGAAGCCGTAGCGACACTGGGCTTTCGCGGTGAGGCGTTGGCGAGTATCAGTTCCGTGGCGCGTCTGGCGCTCATCAGTAGCACCCGTGACGACAGTGCCGGTTGGCAAGTGGTGGCAGAAGGGCGGGATATGGAGACGCAGCTATCGCCCGCGCCCCATCCTCGCGGCACCACTGTTGAAGTGCGCGATTTATTTTTCAACACGCCCGCGCGGCGCAAATTTTTGCGCACCGATAAAACTGAATACACCCATCTGGAAGATGTCGTAAAACGCCTGGCCTTATCGCGCTTTGATGTCGCCTTCAATTTGCGACACAACGGTCGCGCTATTTACGCCTGGCGCGCAGGCGATTCGCAGCTCGAACAGGAGCGCCGCGTCGCCCAAGTGTGCGGCCCGGCCTTTATGGAAAATGCGGTGCACCTGGATATTGAGCGCAACGGCTTCCGCCTCTGGGGATGGGTAGCGCTGCCGACTTTTTCGCGCAGTCAGGCCGACTTGCAGCACTTTTATGTGAATGGCCGCGCGATTCGCGACAAACTGGTCAGCCACGCCGTACGCCAGGCGTATCAGGATGTGCTCTATCACGGCCGCCATCCCGCGTTTGTGTTGTATCTGGAGTTGGACCCTTCCACTGTGGATGTGAATGTGCATCCCACCAAGCACGAAGTGCGTTTCCGCGATAATCGCAACGTGCACGATTTTATTTATTCAAGCCTGCATCACGCACTGGCAAAAGTGCGCCCGGAAGATACCCTCACACGCCGTGAGTTGGGCGAAGGTGAGGATACTGCGCCGGGCATCAACCCCTTTGCACTCGCCACGGCGGCGCCTGTGCAAGGTATCGCCGCGGGTGAATTCAAGGGGCAGGAGACCATGGGCTTTCGCGCGACGCCCGCCGGTGGCAGTGGCGGACAGCACTATGCATCGGCTTATCAATCGTCATCGCCAGCTCCCGGTGCTGTGCGCGAGCAGATGAATGTGTACGGTGAATTGCACCGCCCTGCTAGTCCCGTCAGTTACAGCATGCCAGAGTCGCCCAGTGAGGATATTCCACCTTTGGGTTATGCCATTGCGCAGCTCAAAGGTATTTATATTCTGGCGGAAAATGCGCAGGGGTTAATTGTGGTGGATATGCACGCTGCCCACGAGCGTGTGACCTACGAGCGGATGAAAGAATCCTTTCACTGTGGTGGCATTCAAACCCAGCCGCTACTGGTGCCCGAATCTATTGCGGTAAGTGAAAAGGAAGCGGACTTTGCGGAAAGCTTTAGCGATATTTTCACTAGCCTCGGCTTTGAATTGCAACGTGCTGGCCCCGAGACCTTGTTGATTCGCCAGCTGCCCGTGATTTTAAATCGCGCCAAAGTAGAACAACTGGTGCGCGATGTGTTGTCTGATTTGATTGAGCACGGCAGTAGCGAGCGCATTCAGCATCATATCAACGAAATTCTTGGCACCATGGCCTGTCACGGATCGGTGCGCGCCAATCGCAAACTTACCATCCCGGAAATGAACGCCTTGCTGCGCGATATGGAAGCGACAGAGCGCAGCGGTCAATGCAATCACGGCCGCCCTACCTGGCTGCTGCAATCGCTTGATGACCTCGACAAATTATTTATGCGTGGCCAATAA
- a CDS encoding N-acetylmuramoyl-L-alanine amidase yields the protein MRLSISMVRWLSLVCCLGVILAPLAYAAKVDGVRVWRAPDHTRIVLDLDAPVQHSLTLAANPERVIVDVPKTSLKAPLGQLPLADTPVLAVRSSVQSNGDLRLVFDLKTKVAPNSFLLKAHGGMHDRLVIDLYDETPSTTTAAAAPVTTAPSTKPAATPSAAPTTTVPTAGNAAVKPAPQPASQPAVKADLSGKRFIVIAVDAGHGGEDPGALGPNRLREKDVTLMIAKELVASINAQPGFTGKLTRTGDYFIPLKKRRDLARNMKADLFVSIHADAFTKASARGASVFALSRHGATSETARFLAERENESDLIGGVGDIRLDDKDQVLAGVLVDLSMTATLNSSLQVGQQVLNSMGGIAHLHKRHVEQAGFLVLKSPDVPSILVETGFISNPEESRKLATPAYRKQMAQSVFNGIRQHFYQHPPAGTYVAALVESGATGGFERHHTVVAGDSLSGVANRYGVSMQRLMQYNNLRSTTVNIGQNLKIPAANSPAVAQVQAAPPTPRPQVAAAPRQHKVVAGDTLSRIASRYGVSVAALQRHNNMKDTTVKLGQTLKIPTS from the coding sequence TTGAGATTGTCTATATCTATGGTTCGCTGGCTGAGTCTGGTTTGCTGTCTGGGGGTGATCCTGGCGCCTCTGGCTTACGCGGCGAAAGTGGACGGTGTGCGCGTGTGGCGCGCGCCGGATCACACCCGTATCGTGTTGGATCTGGATGCGCCAGTGCAGCACAGCCTGACACTCGCCGCCAACCCCGAGCGGGTGATTGTCGATGTCCCCAAAACCAGCCTCAAAGCGCCCCTCGGGCAACTGCCCCTTGCCGATACGCCTGTGTTGGCGGTGCGCTCCTCCGTGCAAAGCAATGGTGATTTGCGTCTGGTGTTTGATTTAAAAACCAAGGTCGCCCCCAACAGTTTTTTGTTGAAAGCCCATGGCGGTATGCATGATCGCCTGGTGATTGACCTCTATGATGAGACTCCTTCCACCACCACAGCTGCTGCGGCACCTGTCACTACTGCGCCATCAACCAAACCAGCCGCTACACCATCAGCGGCGCCAACAACTACCGTACCCACTGCCGGTAATGCGGCGGTCAAACCTGCGCCACAACCGGCTAGCCAGCCTGCGGTCAAGGCTGATCTGAGCGGCAAACGCTTTATCGTGATTGCGGTCGATGCGGGCCACGGCGGTGAAGACCCGGGAGCGCTGGGGCCGAATCGCCTGCGTGAAAAAGATGTAACGCTGATGATTGCCAAAGAATTGGTGGCGTCAATCAATGCCCAACCGGGGTTTACCGGCAAGCTCACGCGCACCGGGGATTACTTTATTCCACTGAAAAAGCGCCGTGATCTGGCGCGTAACATGAAGGCGGATTTGTTTGTCTCCATCCATGCCGATGCCTTTACCAAAGCCAGTGCTCGCGGTGCTTCCGTGTTTGCCCTGTCGCGCCATGGCGCCACGTCAGAGACGGCGCGCTTTTTAGCGGAGCGCGAAAACGAGTCGGATTTGATTGGTGGCGTGGGCGATATTCGCCTGGACGACAAAGATCAGGTTCTGGCTGGTGTATTGGTGGACTTGTCCATGACCGCCACCTTGAATTCCAGTTTGCAGGTCGGGCAGCAGGTGCTCAATTCTATGGGCGGTATCGCGCATTTGCATAAACGCCATGTGGAACAGGCGGGGTTCTTGGTACTGAAGTCGCCCGATGTGCCTTCGATCCTGGTGGAAACCGGCTTTATCTCCAACCCCGAAGAGTCGCGCAAGCTGGCAACACCGGCTTACCGCAAACAAATGGCGCAATCGGTGTTTAATGGCATTCGCCAGCATTTTTATCAGCATCCACCAGCGGGTACCTATGTGGCGGCGCTGGTGGAGTCGGGGGCAACCGGTGGTTTTGAGCGGCACCACACAGTGGTGGCGGGCGATAGTTTGTCCGGTGTCGCCAATCGCTATGGCGTGAGCATGCAGCGCTTGATGCAATACAATAATCTGCGCTCGACCACCGTGAACATTGGCCAGAATCTGAAAATCCCGGCCGCAAACTCGCCCGCTGTGGCGCAAGTGCAGGCCGCACCACCTACGCCGCGCCCACAGGTCGCTGCAGCACCACGCCAGCATAAGGTGGTTGCCGGTGATACCCTGTCGCGTATTGCCAGCCGTTATGGCGTGAGTGTGGCTGCCTTGCAGCGCCACAACAATATGAAAGACACCACGGTCAAGCTCGGCCAAACCCTGAAAATCCCAACCTCCTGA
- the tsaE gene encoding tRNA (adenosine(37)-N6)-threonylcarbamoyltransferase complex ATPase subunit type 1 TsaE, which translates to METINRVIDSDSEMVAFGERLGRIFAHHTGSLSVHLIGNLGAGKTTLTRGILRAFGHEGAVKSPTYTLVETYEFPSRRVYHFDLYRLGDPEELEYMGIRDYFVEHNLCLLEWPERGEGVLPAPDVIVNIAVQGAGRRVALQASDAALQAQFAHC; encoded by the coding sequence ATGGAAACAATCAACCGTGTTATCGACAGCGACAGCGAGATGGTGGCGTTTGGGGAGCGGCTTGGTCGTATCTTCGCCCACCACACTGGCTCGCTCTCGGTGCATTTAATTGGCAATCTCGGTGCCGGCAAAACCACCCTGACGCGCGGCATACTGCGCGCCTTTGGCCATGAGGGCGCGGTGAAAAGCCCTACCTATACCTTGGTGGAAACCTACGAGTTTCCCTCGCGCAGGGTTTATCACTTTGACTTGTATCGTCTGGGCGATCCTGAAGAGTTGGAATACATGGGTATTCGCGACTACTTTGTCGAGCACAACCTCTGTTTACTGGAATGGCCGGAGCGCGGTGAAGGTGTGTTGCCCGCGCCGGATGTGATAGTGAATATCGCCGTGCAAGGCGCGGGGCGTCGTGTGGCGTTGCAGGCGTCTGATGCGGCATTACAGGCGCAGTTCGCCCATTGCTAA
- a CDS encoding NAD(P)H-hydrate dehydratase, whose product MKITASSPLLYTAAETYALDAAAIASGIPSIQLMKRAGRAAYDLLLARFPVPTRVTVYCGAGKNGGDGYILAALAAQRLVPVQVIQLTPADKLTGETRQAYEFALQEGVPMQDFASASQPDDGVIVDALLGIGLRDAPRAEFAAAIEQINTSGLPVLALDIPSGLNADTGAVAGAVVNATLTISFIATKRGLLTGRGPAVCGELLLANLDVPETTYTAASPNAVRVQLGELQCLLAPRAADAHKGDFGHVMVIGGDTGYGGAALMAAEAAARAGAGLVSIATRPEHIAAILARRPEIMACGVVSGQELEPLLARPTLLVVGPGLGRSPWSEQMLQQAVKSGLPLVLDADALNILAEGRVVPASVKRDNWLFTPHPAEAARLLGITTAEVQADRFAAVQAIQTRYNATVILKGAGSLVAAKGDNIAVVTDGNPGMATGGMGDVLSGILGALIAQGLTQPDSARLGAVLHACAADLAAEDVGQRSLLATDLIPYLGELL is encoded by the coding sequence ATGAAAATTACTGCCAGTTCGCCCTTGCTTTACACCGCTGCGGAAACCTATGCACTGGATGCCGCCGCTATTGCCAGCGGTATTCCCTCTATTCAGCTGATGAAGCGCGCCGGGCGTGCCGCCTACGATCTGTTGTTAGCGCGCTTTCCCGTCCCGACACGGGTGACGGTTTACTGCGGTGCCGGTAAAAATGGTGGCGATGGCTATATTCTGGCGGCGCTGGCGGCCCAGCGGTTAGTGCCGGTGCAGGTTATCCAACTGACGCCCGCTGACAAATTGACTGGCGAGACGCGTCAGGCCTATGAATTTGCATTACAGGAAGGCGTACCCATGCAGGACTTCGCCAGCGCTAGCCAGCCCGATGATGGGGTGATTGTAGATGCATTACTGGGCATTGGCCTGCGCGATGCGCCACGGGCAGAATTTGCCGCCGCTATTGAGCAGATCAATACCTCTGGCTTGCCTGTTCTGGCGCTGGATATTCCCTCCGGCCTGAATGCCGATACCGGTGCAGTTGCCGGTGCCGTGGTCAACGCCACACTGACCATCAGTTTTATTGCCACCAAGCGCGGTCTGCTCACCGGACGCGGCCCGGCGGTATGTGGTGAGCTATTGCTTGCTAACCTGGATGTGCCCGAAACAACTTACACTGCTGCCTCGCCCAATGCAGTGCGGGTTCAGTTGGGCGAATTGCAATGCCTGCTGGCACCCCGCGCGGCCGATGCCCACAAAGGCGATTTTGGCCATGTGATGGTGATTGGTGGCGATACCGGATACGGCGGTGCGGCGTTGATGGCAGCAGAAGCAGCTGCCCGTGCCGGTGCGGGTTTGGTCAGCATCGCCACGCGCCCTGAACACATTGCGGCCATACTCGCCCGTCGCCCGGAAATCATGGCCTGTGGCGTGGTCTCCGGTCAGGAACTTGAGCCTTTACTGGCGCGCCCCACGCTGTTGGTGGTTGGTCCTGGCCTTGGTCGCTCGCCCTGGTCTGAACAAATGCTGCAACAGGCAGTGAAAAGCGGCCTGCCATTGGTATTGGATGCCGATGCCCTGAATATTCTGGCTGAAGGTCGCGTAGTGCCAGCGAGCGTCAAGCGCGACAACTGGCTATTCACCCCGCACCCGGCAGAGGCTGCGCGTTTGCTGGGGATTACCACCGCAGAAGTACAAGCCGATCGCTTTGCGGCGGTGCAGGCAATTCAAACCCGCTATAACGCTACCGTCATCCTCAAGGGCGCAGGTAGTCTGGTGGCCGCCAAGGGGGACAATATCGCTGTGGTCACCGATGGCAACCCGGGTATGGCCACTGGCGGTATGGGCGATGTGCTTTCCGGTATCCTCGGCGCACTGATTGCCCAAGGCCTAACCCAGCCTGACTCCGCGCGCCTGGGGGCGGTATTGCACGCTTGCGCGGCAGACTTGGCGGCAGAGGATGTCGGCCAACGCAGCCTGCTGGCAACGGATCTGATTCCTTATCTGGGCGAATTGCTCTAG
- a CDS encoding DUF1631 family protein encodes MPHFDLQAILRGDAHPLSEALATTAAVETTTIDTLRQQLATRIYRQLTGSPQLDNELLPLFTALEAPLITQIAQNDDFYSDANHPLRRTLETLIPAASHWFARDAKPSQQFYAKLDALLQPLVTHWQTNSSPDEALGDFSQWLASEDKRAALLESRLCDTERGNQKLIAAQMRVARLINNHLAQRPLPLELHTSIALGLKSELQYWVFNSTEAELAALPLWAHWQRILPPLGQLFSHGDIQVEDQQLYSQIPALLIELERSLAHTTSNPHSYQQLVDQLSHSLMAAVQKQPQEVALFPALPLPDGQLNANTKVPLALLQATEHLQVGDWILMRGDNQDAIRCKLVLKDPALDQLLFVDHTGRKVMSKTTKDVALCLSTGIAQPLHLLSLNEVITQQLSAFIERANRCQQQQLLAQKQKAEALVRAFLAEQQAQTEAAERARLAQQARVQAELDARQAAAHKAMAEARQLADEQRRRAAEQAAEQARLAREQQAAQAAEAQKRAQTAAATANALQVGAWLEINSTLPTESSPTALSVIRAKLSVIIGATGKYIFADQVGRKVAEYTREQLIQGLINGELTLLRNGDNFEEQLAKVIRGLRRDVN; translated from the coding sequence ATGCCCCATTTTGATCTGCAGGCCATTTTGCGTGGCGATGCCCACCCGCTCAGCGAGGCCCTGGCCACCACTGCCGCCGTTGAAACCACTACCATCGATACCTTGCGCCAACAACTGGCGACCCGAATCTATCGTCAACTGACTGGCAGCCCGCAGTTGGATAACGAGTTGCTGCCACTGTTTACCGCCCTTGAGGCACCACTCATTACTCAAATAGCCCAAAACGATGATTTTTATAGCGATGCCAATCACCCCTTGCGCCGCACGCTGGAAACCCTGATACCCGCTGCCAGTCACTGGTTTGCGCGCGACGCCAAACCCAGCCAGCAGTTTTACGCCAAACTCGACGCCCTGCTGCAACCCCTGGTCACTCACTGGCAAACCAATTCCAGCCCCGACGAAGCGCTGGGCGATTTCAGCCAGTGGCTTGCCAGCGAAGACAAACGCGCCGCCCTGCTGGAAAGCCGCCTGTGCGACACCGAGCGCGGCAACCAAAAACTGATTGCGGCGCAAATGCGTGTCGCCAGGCTGATCAATAATCACCTGGCACAGCGCCCGCTGCCGCTTGAGCTGCATACGAGCATTGCCCTCGGCCTTAAAAGCGAATTGCAGTATTGGGTCTTTAACTCTACCGAGGCTGAGCTGGCCGCACTGCCACTCTGGGCGCACTGGCAACGCATCCTGCCGCCGCTGGGGCAATTGTTTTCACACGGTGATATCCAGGTTGAAGATCAGCAGCTTTACAGCCAAATTCCTGCACTGCTGATCGAGTTGGAGCGCAGCCTCGCCCACACCACCAGTAACCCCCACAGCTATCAACAATTGGTGGATCAACTCAGCCACAGCCTGATGGCTGCCGTGCAAAAACAACCGCAGGAGGTCGCCCTCTTTCCCGCCCTGCCGCTGCCCGATGGCCAGCTCAATGCCAATACCAAAGTGCCCTTGGCGCTGTTGCAGGCGACCGAACACTTGCAGGTGGGCGACTGGATACTTATGCGCGGCGACAATCAGGACGCCATTCGCTGCAAGCTGGTACTGAAAGATCCGGCACTCGACCAACTGTTGTTCGTCGATCACACCGGGCGCAAAGTAATGAGCAAAACCACCAAGGATGTTGCGCTCTGCTTGTCCACTGGCATTGCCCAACCGCTGCACTTGTTGTCGCTAAACGAAGTGATCACACAACAGTTAAGCGCCTTTATTGAGCGCGCCAATCGCTGCCAACAACAGCAATTACTCGCACAGAAACAAAAAGCCGAAGCCTTGGTGCGCGCCTTTCTCGCCGAACAACAAGCCCAAACCGAAGCCGCCGAACGTGCGCGACTCGCGCAGCAAGCGCGTGTGCAGGCGGAACTGGATGCGCGTCAGGCAGCCGCCCACAAAGCCATGGCAGAAGCGCGCCAGCTTGCCGACGAACAACGTCGCCGCGCCGCGGAACAGGCTGCCGAACAGGCGCGTCTGGCTCGCGAACAACAAGCCGCGCAGGCAGCAGAAGCCCAAAAGCGCGCACAGACAGCGGCAGCCACCGCCAATGCGCTTCAGGTTGGCGCCTGGCTGGAGATTAACAGCACATTGCCAACCGAAAGCTCGCCGACTGCACTTTCCGTTATCCGCGCCAAACTTTCCGTTATTATCGGCGCCACTGGCAAATATATTTTTGCGGATCAGGTCGGCCGTAAAGTAGCAGAGTACACACGCGAACAACTGATACAGGGGCTGATCAATGGCGAGTTAACCCTGTTGCGCAATGGCGACAATTTTGAAGAACAGCTCGCAAAAGTCATTCGCGGTTTGCGCCGCGATGTGAATTAA
- a CDS encoding PilZ domain-containing protein, which produces MNNNEQAEQHHEQRQEFRLNNQLTVIIELDSEADCEPTLVISNSLDISANGIRVIAPHAVPTDNILRCCIRDAESDRQFLVVTEVKWCRPYNTGGDYLIGLSLFDSEGTDIVEWKEFIAQACAQQGE; this is translated from the coding sequence ATGAATAATAACGAACAAGCAGAACAGCACCACGAGCAACGCCAGGAATTCCGGCTCAACAATCAACTCACGGTGATTATTGAACTCGACAGTGAAGCGGATTGCGAACCCACGCTGGTGATCAGCAACAGCCTGGATATCTCTGCGAACGGTATACGCGTCATCGCGCCGCACGCCGTTCCCACCGATAACATTTTGCGCTGCTGCATTCGCGATGCCGAATCCGATCGACAATTTTTAGTGGTGACTGAAGTGAAATGGTGCCGCCCCTACAATACCGGCGGCGATTATTTAATTGGCCTGAGCCTGTTTGATTCCGAGGGAACCGACATAGTGGAATGGAAGGAATTTATTGCGCAAGCCTGTGCGCAGCAAGGTGAATAA